GGGTGGGTGCTGAACGGCCGCAAGGTCTTCATCTCGAACGCTCACAACGCCCGGTGGGGCATCGTCTTCGCGCGCACGAGCAAGGAGAAAGGCCGCGCCGGCATCTCCTGCTTCGTCATCGAGCCGGGCACGCCGGGATTCACCGCGCGGACCATCCGCACGATCCGCACCGCGGCGATCCCCAACGACGTGGTGTTCGAGGACTGCGCGCTGCCCGCCGACGCGCTCGTCGGCGCCGAAGGGCAGGGGCTCGACCTCGCCTTCGACCTGCTCGTCAAGAACCGCTTCCCGTACTCCGCCTGCAACCTCGGCGTGGCCGTGGCGGCGCATCGGATGGCGATCGAGCACGCGAAGCACCGCTCGACGTTCGGCGTGCCGCTCGCCCAGCGGCAGGCGATCCAGTGGATGCTGGCCGACGCGGAGGTGGAGATCCGCGCCGCGCGCTGGCTCATCTGGGACGGCGCGTGGAAGGCCGACCGCGGCGAGGACGCGCGCGTCGAGGCCTCGATCGCCAAGCTCTACTCGAGCGAGGTGCTCGGGCGCGTGATCGACGCCGCCGTGCAGATCCACGGCGGCTACGGCGTATCGAAAGAATTCCCGCTCGAGCGCTGGTACCGCGAGGCGCGTGTCCGCCGCATCGGTGAGGGGCCGTCCGAGGTCCACCGGATGGTGATCGCGCGCTCGCTGTTCCGCTGACGCCGAGGCGAGCGAAATCCAGGAAAGGAACCGCCATGCTGCCGCTGACCGGCGTGAAGGTCGTGGAGCTCGGCCAGAACCTGGCGGGCCCGATGGCCGCCGAGATCCTGGCCCACCTGGGCGCGGACGTCGTCAAGGTCGAGCGTCCCGAGGGCGACGACGCGCGGCGCTGGGGACCGCCGTTCTGGAAGGGCGTGTCGCCCGGCTTCCTCGCCGTCAACGCCAACAAGCGCTCGATCACGCTCGACCTGAAGGACGCGCGCACGGTGGCCTGGCTCACCGACTTCGCGGCGACCGCCGACGTCCTCGTCCAGAACCTGCGCCCGGGCGCGGCCGAGGCCCTCGGCCTCGGCGCCGCGGCGCTCACCGGGCGCTATCCGCGCCTCGTCTACTGCTCGGTGTGGGCCTTCGGGGCGACGGGGCCGCTCCGGGACCGGCCCGGCTACGAGCCCATCCTCCAGGCGTTCGCGGGCCTCATGATGATGAACGGCGACGAGGGCGGCCCGCCGACGCGCATCGGCACCTCGGTGCTCGACTACGGCACCGGCATGTGGGCTGCCATCGGCGCGCTCGCGGGGCTGGTGCAGCGCGCGGCGACCGGGCGGGGCTGCGTCGTGGACGCGTCGCTGTTCGAGACGGGCCTCGCGTGGGTGAAGGGGCACTTCGCGAGCTATCGTGCCTCCGGCGCCGTGCCCGAGCGTCATCGGACGGGGAGCCATCGCGTCGTCCCGTTCGAGAGCTTCGAGACGAAGACGGGACCCATCATCGTCGCCGCGGGCAACGACCGGATCTTCGCCAGCCTCGTGGCGGCGCTCGGCCGCCCCGAGTGGGCGAAGGACCCCCGCTACGCCACGAACGCGGCGCGCGTCGCGCACAAGGCCGAGCTCGTTGCGCGGATCGCGGAGATCCTCCGGGGCCGCAGCAAGGGCGAGTGGATCGACGCGCTCGAGGCGGTCGGCGTGCCGTGCGGGCCGATCAACACCCTGCCCGAGGCGGTGACGGACCCGCAGGCGCGGGCCCTCGGTATCGTCCAGCGCGTACCCGGCGACGACTACGAGCTGATCGGGCTCCCGCTCTCGTTCGACGGCGAGCGCCCGACGATCCGTCGCGCGCCTCCCGGGATCGGCGAGCACAACGCCGAGGTCGGGCGCGCCTGATCGGGCGCCGCCCGCCGCGGCCCGCGTGTACTACGAGCGCCACGGGCGGGTGGACGCCGGCGCGCCGCCGGTCCTCCTCCTGCACGGGCTCGGCTCCTCGGCGACCGACTGGACGGAGCAGCTCGCCGGGCTGGGCCCGCGCTGCCGGCTGCTCCTCGTCGACCTCCCCGGCCACTACCGGTCGGCGCTCCCGCCGGGGCGCTTGACGGTCGAGGGGATGGCGGCGGAGGTCGGGCGGCTCCTCGACGCGCTCGGGGAGCCGCCGCTGCACGTGGTCGGCCTCTCGCTCGGCGCCTGCGTGGGGTTGGCGCTCGCCCTCGGGGCGCCCGCCCGCGCGCGTTCGCTCACGCTGGTCGGCGGCTTCGCCCGCTTCCGACCCGGGAGCGCCGCGGGCGCGCTCGCGCTCCTGGCACGCGTGGCATGTCTCGCGACGGCGCCGATGACGGCGGTCGCGGCGCTCGCGGCGCGCGCGATGTTCCCGAAGCCCGAGCAGGCCCATCTCTATCGCGCCGCGGTGCGGAGCCTCGCGCGGACGCCGCGCCGGACCTACGTCGCCGCGCTCGCGGCGCTCGCGGCCTTCGACGCGCGCGATCGGCTCGCGCGCCTGCGCTGTCCGACGCTGGTCGTGGCGGGAGACCGCGAC
This Candidatus Methylomirabilota bacterium DNA region includes the following protein-coding sequences:
- a CDS encoding alpha/beta fold hydrolase gives rise to the protein MYYERHGRVDAGAPPVLLLHGLGSSATDWTEQLAGLGPRCRLLLVDLPGHYRSALPPGRLTVEGMAAEVGRLLDALGEPPLHVVGLSLGACVGLALALGAPARARSLTLVGGFARFRPGSAAGALALLARVACLATAPMTAVAALAARAMFPKPEQAHLYRAAVRSLARTPRRTYVAALAALAAFDARDRLARLRCPTLVVAGDRDAMVPLAAKEELARGIPGARLVVVADSGHATPADQPEAFNRVVLELVAAR
- a CDS encoding acyl-CoA dehydrogenase family protein; translation: MTVFPGFTLPDELRVLRDQVRRFIREEIVPLEQRLDPDAPGLPDEEFERLAAKTKAAGLWALGAPEQYGGGGLDTFSMSVVLEEMSQHRMGLYNPGCGVFGRYPPPAIWAGSKGQIEKYAVPTVREGWRTFFAITEPSGGSDPAGAIQTRAERRGDGWVLNGRKVFISNAHNARWGIVFARTSKEKGRAGISCFVIEPGTPGFTARTIRTIRTAAIPNDVVFEDCALPADALVGAEGQGLDLAFDLLVKNRFPYSACNLGVAVAAHRMAIEHAKHRSTFGVPLAQRQAIQWMLADAEVEIRAARWLIWDGAWKADRGEDARVEASIAKLYSSEVLGRVIDAAVQIHGGYGVSKEFPLERWYREARVRRIGEGPSEVHRMVIARSLFR
- a CDS encoding CoA transferase; this translates as MLPLTGVKVVELGQNLAGPMAAEILAHLGADVVKVERPEGDDARRWGPPFWKGVSPGFLAVNANKRSITLDLKDARTVAWLTDFAATADVLVQNLRPGAAEALGLGAAALTGRYPRLVYCSVWAFGATGPLRDRPGYEPILQAFAGLMMMNGDEGGPPTRIGTSVLDYGTGMWAAIGALAGLVQRAATGRGCVVDASLFETGLAWVKGHFASYRASGAVPERHRTGSHRVVPFESFETKTGPIIVAAGNDRIFASLVAALGRPEWAKDPRYATNAARVAHKAELVARIAEILRGRSKGEWIDALEAVGVPCGPINTLPEAVTDPQARALGIVQRVPGDDYELIGLPLSFDGERPTIRRAPPGIGEHNAEVGRA